The window CCGCGCAGCGCTGCGAGGGACGGAGCCGCGGGGAACCACACTTTGCCCCGCCTCCTGGCGCGTGCGCACGCTTGGGCCTGGCCCGACGACTCCGGAGCGGCGGGCACTGGCTACGCAGGCGCACTCGGGCCTTCGGGCCCTGGTTACCTTAGTAACCATTTGGCGTCCTCTGCACGGACCGAGGGCTCCGCCTGCGCTAAGATGGAGCCCCCGAAGGTAGAGTCCGAGTTACAGCAGTTTTATCACCAGTTGCTGAGCCCGCTGTCACTCTTACCCCGCAGGGTGACGCCCCCAGAGCCTCAGAAGCGCAGCCCGCAGGTCTCGAGAGTGCAAACCGTGTCTCTGGCAAAGCTGAGGGTGGCGCCGCTGTGCCGCCAGGTGGCCAAGCTGCTGGCCAACAGCGGGCTGGCGTCCTGGGTGCCTTCTGAAGGCCGACTCCGTCTCACCAAGGTCATCCTGGACGAACTAAAGTGCAGCTGGAGGGAGCCTCCTGCTGAACCTAGTCTGAGCTACGAGAACAACCAGAAGCTGAGGAAGCGACTCGAGACTTACGTGCTGCTCAGCTGTGAGCAGCTCTTTTTACGCTACCTGCACCTGCTGGTGACTATGTCGACCATGTCGAAGGTCTTCACTGAATCAGCCACCCTCACCCGGTTGGCTGCCAGCCTTGCCAGTGATTGCACAATCTTCCTTACCAGTCCCGACGTCTACCGTTGCCTGCTCGCGGATTTCCAAACCCTTCTGAAGGCAGAGCACACCCACAGCAGCATGGACAAGCGGCGCCCACCCTGCCCCATTGGGCCTTTCAAACTGTGCCCGATCCCCTGGCCTCACAGCACCGGCTTCGCGGAAGTGCCATGCTCTAGCCTCAACCTGAACTACCTTGTCCAACTCAGCCGCTCACAGGAGTTTTTTACTGAGCCTGAATTGGATCCAGTGAAGGAATTGAAGTCCATCCCTCAGTTGAAGAGTAGAAAGCCTCTCCGCTGGCTGCCTActgtaagaaaagagaaagaaatcgaCTTCAGTTCTAAACAGATGGTGTCAATTCCCAGCCACTCTGTGACTCCCACCAGTAGAGGTTCCCTCCCCCATTCTTTACCTGTCCTTTCCCAGCCACAGAGAAGCCAATCCATGCCTTGTCTTCGTGAAGACTGGAAGCTGGCAGATAAATTGGGTCTTTCTACACTCCCTTCTCGTTCCTTTACCGCTCTGGTCTTGGCTCCAGGAGAAAGCAAACCAAAGCTGACTAGGGACATTGTGGCTTCGGATCTGAAGCAGATGATAAAGAACATGAAGTTGGAGTGGACTCACTACTCAGCATTGGACTCTGGCTTGCCCCCACTCCTGGGGGTTGTGACCTACCACCCAGCTGCCAGGCATCACCTGGAGGAGCTGCAGAGAATGTTAAAGAGCTTCCAGGAAAGAGAAGCCTTTGGACAGTGGGACCACCTGCACCTCAAATCCCCTCCACTTTATCCACAGCCAGTGACTACTACTTTGAAGTTGAAAAATAAAGTCGTGGTCCAGGCAGCAGCTGTGCGACTTTCTGACAGAAACTTTTTGGACTCTTTCCATGTTGAGGGGGCCAGAGTCTTGTACAACCACCTGGCTGGTGAATTGGACTCCAACGTTATAGACGAAATGGATATGGAGCGCCTCATTGGCAGTAGCACCAAGGAGGTCTATGAAGAGTTGATGAGCCGTGTCTCTACTGACCATTTCTGTTTTGACCAAGGACCTCTGGTTGAACCTGCAGCAGATAAAGACTGGTCAGCCTTCCTGTCCTCAGCCTTTCTGCGCcatgaaaaacaatttcaaatagtCAACCCTGATCTGACTGGACTTTATCAGAGAACAAATGTTTTGCAGTCGGACGCTGAGAGGATGCCTTCTCCCCCACCACCCCAACCAAGCAAAGGCTGGGAAAAGCGGTCAAAGAAGCTCTCCTGGCTGACCTGGTGGAAAAGCACCCTGTCTGTGGATGACTACTTCAAGTACCTCACCAACCAGGAGACAGATTTCCTCCATGTCATCTTCCAGATGTTTGAAGAGGAGGCACCTGTGGAGGTTCCAGTATGCATCAAAGAGTCCCCAATTATTCAGCGGCCCCCTCCCTTGTTAGAGGATGAAGAGCCAGACTTTGTGCCAGGAGAGTGGGAttggaacacagtgctggagaACAGACTGGAAGGTGATAAGAACCAGATCCTGAGCCTGCAGAAGCGTCTAGAACGACTGTGGTCTGTTCTCGAGGTCCCTCACAACGTCCGGCTGGACATGGCCATCAAGTACAGCTCCAAAGCCCGTCTGAGGCAGCTGCCCTCATTAGTAAGGGCCTGGGAACGGGCCTTGAAGCCCATTCAGCTGCGGGAGGTATTGCTGGCGAGACTAGAGTGGTTTGAACAGCAAGCCTCTGACCCCAACCGCTTCTTCCAAAAGTCTGAATTGGGCCTGAGTCATCTCCTGCAGGAAAATCAGTTACGCAGCTATTTCCACAGGAAGCTCAATCAAATTGAGGCTTCTTTGGTTTCCCTCCTGAAGGAGATTGAATTAATCTTTGGTGAACCAGTGACCTTCAAGGGACAGCGCTACCTAGACAAGATGAAATGGGACAAAGTGGAGATGCTCTACTGGCTCCAACAGCAGCGGCGGGTTCACTACCTGGGCCAGGACAAAAAGGCCTCCCAGCAATCAGCCCGGTTCAAAAGGCATAACAGCCAGTCTTTACTAGTTCCTGGGAACACGCCCAATACCCTTTAACCAGACCAAGCATCCTCAAATCTCTCCCTCATCTCCAAACACTCAGCAGCTCATCCAGACCTCTTGATGgctttggaaaaagaaatgtggGTATCTCTAACTGGGGGTGCAGGTCTCAGGAGCATTGCACTTCGAACTACAAAGGACTGAGATTTATTTAGTCTTTGGAAGTGAAGTTCTCACAAAAGAATTCCCAAGTCCAGTATTCCCATTTATGTCAACAGCCTGGTAGAATATAACCAAAACTTCTTATCAAAAGAACTGAGACTGTCCCTTACAAAACATCAGACAGACAAACCATAATCTTTGGAACATTCTTGTCCTTTAGAATTTCTATCTTAGAAATAAATTGGATGATCAGAGCCCTAATTAATGGCATAACAGTGAAGAACTAGGGCTCAGGAGTCAGATATGGATTTAAATCCTGGCATGTGATCTTAGGCAAGTTACCTAACTTCTCTGCCCTTGGATCATCATGTCAAATGAAGGAGTTAAGTTCAGGTTACCCCTTCcagtttttgcattttattggtaGGGCTcaaagttttaattaaatttttaccaGCTAATACAAGCATCTGGTACAAAGTATATCAGGGTGTGAACTGAAACGTAAATCTCACTCCCATGGCTCCTTTGGATCCCTGCTTTCCTCTCTGGTGTAACAACTGTTACCAGTTTCTcatatttaggaaatatttactgagcatcaaTTAGGTGTTAGATGCTTGGTCTACATCAGTGAACAAAACACAGACCATTACAACCTTTGTAGAGTTTATATCCagttaggagaaaacagacaatAAGCCATAAACATGGCACCTAAGCACATTGAATAACGGAACATTTGAAGGTGATGAGCATTATGGAGAAGAGAGTAGGGTAAGAGGAATTCTAGAGGATGGTGGGCTAGTTTTAATTACAGTGGCCCGGTACAGGCCTCACTGGGAAGGTAAGACTTGAGCAAAATCTTGAAAGAGGTGAAAAGTGAGCCCTGTGGACATTCAGGAGGAGAACTTTCCTAACAGCTGTGGCAGACCCAAAATAGGCCATGCCTAGGGTATTCTGGCCACAGCAAGGTGGTCGGGGGCTGCAGAGTGAGGGGGAGAGACAAGTCCAAGGGTCATGACAAGGTGTCATTGGGCAAATTAGAAGTGGTAAGGCCTTTAGATCACATATGAACTATTTCAGAGATAGCCTGTGCATATATGAGCTTATTTGTACACATCTTTGCAATTTGTAACTACACCAATGGTCTCAGCCTAGACCTCTGTTttgtccttccttttttttaaattactgcatATACCTCAAACTCATTTATACGTGAATTTAATATACATCCAACTATACAATTATTCTTTTGACAGCTCTACAGTAttccacagtgtgtgtgtgtatctcatttAACCAGTCCCTTGTATCAGGCAATttcaaccaaaacaaaaatgttgctcTAAAAAATTCCTTGTTAGGGgataggggtgtagctcagtggtagagtgcttaccttacATGCTTGAGGTCTCAGGTTTGattccctagcaccacaaagaaaaatcctCAGGGATGAGGAtttatgtagctcagtgttagaatgcttacctcacatgcatgaggcactgggttcgatcctcagcaccacataaaaatagatagatattgtatccaaaaaaaaaaaggagtttaaaaagaaaaatacttgttCATCTATTTAGCCTGTGCATCTCTAGCTCTAGTTGAAGTCCCTGGAAGTGGAATTAGGTTGAGCATAAGATTTTGTACTTTAGATAGATATCAGCCAGTACCCTCCACCCTGATTACAACACTTACGTTCATCCATCACTGCATGAGGGTGTCTCTTTTTCTATGCTCACTAATAGAGTATGttatcaaatttttgtttttaattttatgtatttttaaaatattttttagttatacatgagcacaatatctttgtttatttttatgtagtgctgaggatcgaacacaatGCCTCACATATTCGAGgtaagcactctgtcactgagtcacaatcccagccctttatgaatttttaattaatttttttttttttttttttgcagtgctggaaatagaacccagggcttcatacatgcaaAACACTCTCTCAACCActaggctacatccccagcccatatccaatttttattttttttttatattttttttttagttgtagttggacacaacacctttagttgtttgtatgtggtgctgaggatcaaacccagggccttgcgcttgctaggcgagcgcgctaccactgagccacaacgccagcccctccaatttttaaatctttgcctATCTAGCAGATGAATCATGGTATCTCATTCGAGTTATGTTCTCATTACTTATGCATGAAattcatctttcatatatttaaaagatttttgtgtTTCCTTTCTGTAAAATGTCTATGCCCtttgcccactttttttttttttaatgatcagttcagTTCTCATAACCTGTGATACCACCATGCTTAAGGAATTTGAGAATATCTTGGTGCCTTGGTCATTAATCATCCCTTACTCTTGTCATGCAAGGCCCCTGTGCTGCTACTAGCATAGGAACTATCAGGCGGGTTTCAGGTATGCGCTCAGAGGCAGTTGAGGCATTGTAAAATGGTGTGTTTCTTCCTTAACAGTTGGCAGCTGTTACAAGATTGGAACGTCTTCTTGGATATCAGATAAATACTTCAAATCTGTCCTGGGATGATTTGCTACAGTCCCTTTACTGCCTAGGAGAGGTAGAACCCAAATATCTAAGAGCCCAATATCTTCTATATTTATTACTAATTTAAAGGGACAGCTTgttttttgcatatttaaaatatttttactcagTCAGGTGTAGAGGTgaacgcttataatcccagtagttcaggaggctgaggcaggaggatcatgagttcaaagccagccttagcaaaagtgaggtgctaagcaactcaatgagatgttgtctctgaataaaatacaaaatagggctggggatgtggctcagtggccaagtatccaagtacaatccccagtatacATATGGCTTGGGGGTATAGCTAATGGTAGAATGTATGTTTAgtgtgtatgaggccctgggttcaattcccagcccatacataaatgtgtatgtgtatatatatatatatatatatatatatatatatatatatatctccacttAAATTAACAGAAATCACATTACATCATTACATGTTAACAGAATTATTATATTAGATGACAAATaactatattttccaaaaagaaaataagagttgCTATTACACATGTTTACAAATCTCTTTAATGTCTGGCTTAATAGAAGACAAGCGATTCTCTACTTCTGCAAGCCATCTGCTACAGTATCACACATCATGAAACCTCTGGGAGGCACtctatattttggaagaaaaggTACATAATATCTTAGCAGTATTATGAACATAGTAATGGCCCCGGAAAACCCCATAAAAGAATTAGGGGACtctttgtgagttttttttttccagaactggggatcaaacccagggcctgctaAGCAAATActataacactgagctacatctctagtccctgtttgtgttttttaaggaGGGGCAGAGTTGGAGGTAAAGGCAGAAGTGGAGGTGGTGGTACAGGCAGTGGGAGGTGCTAGGACCAGgacaggagaagagaaggaagggtggCAGACTAGGAAAGCTTGTTAACTTAAAAAGTGTCAAAGTCAAGGCCAGAAGTAAAACTACAACTTAGAAAATGGTGGGCAACCTGCCAATTGTCATCTAGCTGGTAGATGAGCAGACTGGATTTTGGTGACCTGGTTTTTCTAGGAAGGGGAGACACATAGAGCTAAAACAGAGTGCCAAAGGCCACCTGGGTGCTGGTGGAGAGTGGGACGGAGCCCACCTGTCACTGGTTCCACTAAATCACTAAGATCACAGGCTCCACCCCTTTGGGCCCCAGGAATTTCCATGATTGAGCCACTTTTACTTTGTATTATCATTTTCCTTGAATTGATCCACTTATTAActgttttgaaaagattttaatCACATTTGTTCATATCTGTTTGGTGATTATTGTTAGGCTCTGACCTAAACACTTAACATGTAGTACTTCATCTCATCCTCATGATAATACCACAATGTaagtactattattttttttttttagctgtagaaggacacaattctttatttatttttttaatgtggtgctgaggatctaacccagtgcttcagacatgcaaggcaagcaccctaccactgaactaaaaaccccagcccaccacaatgtaaatactattaacattttaaagtccagggctggggctgtagctcagtggcagagtgcttgccttgcatgtaagaggcactgggttcaatcctcagcaccacgtaaaaattaacaaataaaataaaggcatgctgtccatctgcagctacaaaaaaaattaaaaaaaaaaacatttcaaagtccagatgaggaaaccaaggcacagagtgGTTCTGTAAATTGCCCACCCAACTTGGAATGTGGCAATCTAGATTCAGACCCAAAATGGTCTGGCTCTAGGTCCACCTTCTTCATCTCTGTAGTGTTTCTTAGcctaaaatatgtaaaacaagtCATCTCAGTTGAAGCCCCCAGAAGAAACTGAGTATGATCAAACTTTTGCTGGTCATTAGCATTGCACGTGGATGAAATCAGACTCGAGGCTCACATAATTATTCTTTCGGGTTCAGAGTACATTCATGCCACTCCAGAGTGACATGTATGGGCACAGGGGAGAGGGGACCAGAGAAAACAGACACTCAGCCCATGTTACTAAGCAGTTTAGGTTTACTGAGGAACATAATTTCAGTAATGTGCTAAGTGAGGGGTGCAGGGGGAGCCCATAAACAGACCTTCAACAGGCCTGGGCGACCGGGGAAGAGGGTAAGAgagagcttcctggaggaggtggtgcCCAAGTGGAGTCTGGATTCCAGAAGGCTGAGCTGGAGTTGTTGGACACTTACTGGCAGAGCAAAAGTATCCATCTGGGGCTTAAAATATGTATCTGAATGATCTGCTTACCATTTTAACCAAAgctaacctttttaaaaaaaaaaaaaaagccattagtCACTAAATAGAAAGTTCACCTAGCATCACTGAGTAAGACATTAGGGAAGTGTATCTTGGACAGGGAGCTGGAAGTCCCAGCTTTCACATACTTTGTGTGACCATGGGTGAGAAATTCCACCTACTTTTCATTCATtccgtgtgtgtgtatatgttgcTGGGCTGAAACGCAGGGCCCACAGGCACACTAGGAAGATGCCCAACTCGGAGCTACAGGCTCAGCCCCATTCAGCACGTAGTGTATGGGTGCTGTCTGTGGATCTGGCACTGTGCCAGGCAATGAGGCTACAGCAGTGGGTACAGCCAACAAGTCTGTGCTCCCAAGGAGCAATTCAGATAGAGACCACAGTGGAAGTAAGAAGGAGAGCGGCATGGAAGGCCTGGGGATCCCCTGGGACCCCAAGCTGAGACATGCTACCTCCGTCCTCCGTCGAGGGGCTCAGCAGGGAACAGGTTCCAGCCGGCCAGACCAGGCCTATAATCTGAGTGTTATCTGCCTCATGTATTACAATTTTATTCCATACCTGCAAGGTACCATGTTGATGCTGCTTGCTTTACAGATAAAGAATcctcagagaagcagagagattTGCTTCAGTGAtagatcaaattttaaaacttgtactTCCATGGATATCACTAACTAGAAAGTGAAAGACatcacagaatgggagaatatgcTTGtgaatcatatatctgataaaggaatTGTATCTAGAATACATTAATCTTACTATTGAAACTGACaattcagccaggcacagtggcacaagcctgtaatcccagtgtcttgggaggctgaggcaggaggattgtgaattcaaagccagcctcagcaaaaagcgagtctctaagcaactcagtgagactctgtctctaaatagaatacaaacagggctggtgatgtggttcagtagttaagtgcccctgggttcaatccctggtataataataaaaaagctgttacataaaaaaaaataagtagtatATGCTGGGTAAGAGCCTGTGTCTTTCTGTGGGGAGAACAAAACACTAAAAGGTCCTTTTTGACACTGGTGTCCCCTGACCTGTCCAGGTTCTGTGCCcactaacaaaatgaaaatcatcacatgagttgttgttgtttttggtactggggattgaattcaggggcattcaacgactaaaccacatccccagccctattttgtattttatttagagacagggtctcactgagttgcttagtgcctcgctgttgctgaggctggctttgaactcgagatcctcctgcctcagcctcccaagctgctgggatcacaggtgtgtaccactacacctggcttatgtgagttattttaaaacaataatcctTAGTGAGAAGGATGAGTAACAAGGGTGGGGTCAGTCCAAGGCTGGACAGGCAATTGCTGGGCAAGTGTCCTCATAGAAGTATTTTCTGAGCAGGGCTGCAGTGGCGGTGCGAGGTGGGGTTCTGGCAATCTTTTTCAATAGTTCTTGTTGTGGGGCCTGCATGAGTGAGGTCACTCTTCCATACTtcccagttttatttattattgttaggATTTGACACAAGTGGCTCCATTTTGATTCTGGCAACTTTTATAGTAATAACAACAGctcatattttaaaggaaaccCTTCAAATACATGCCAGGTCTTGCTTGAGGACTTTTCTGCCATTGACTCCTTCATTCTTCTCAACAACCTACTTAAGGACAATGAACCCCTGTCCTATAGCTGTGGCACTGAGAGTGGGGACTCTCCTGGGTTTAAGTGTGGATAGCATGGGGTAGAGGAAAGGACAAAGGCCTGTGGAGTTAGATGTGAACCGGGCAATTTACTTAATCTCTCAGTCATACAGGTCACTAGGAAGTAAGCTTTGGCAACTAAGGAATTCAAGTGAAAGGAAAGAATCAGCTCACTTTGGAGATCTACTTAGTTGAAGTGAGACACCTGCCAAGGACCAAGATCTAGCCTCTGGGGAATGGGATGGGGACACTCTGGGCTTATGCCCAGCAGATGAGGAGGTAAGGAGGCCTTGCCAGCTGCTCATTCTCCGATTATCATGGCTCATGGCTCACATCCCCTGTCAAGGAAGGGcccatgtgccaccctgccccaCCCTACCCCAGCTCTGGAGGCTCACCACCTGGCCTGTGGCTGGTTCCTGTTAGAGAATGTTGGGCTTCCTTGGACAAACTGAGACTCATGCACCAGAGGCTTCCATACTTGCTCTCTGCCCCTGCCCCACAAATGGTGGTACCAGTCCAGACTGGGGTCtaatttcaagttttaaattgccatatcccccaccccacacaggaCAACTTGCTAAGGCAGAGATTTAAAAAGGGTTCCATTGAGGGAGAAAGAGGTCAGCCCTGCCTAATTCTATGACTGAACATTTCGGATAATCTGAgatgaactttttaaattaaaagacaagTTCCGATAAAAGTTTACCATTAAGCACGGAGTAAACCCTGGGTATGCATTATTATTGCTGCTGTTCTAAAATAACTCCTCTGAGTTATGCAAAGGTGAGGTAAGTTGGAGGTCATTTTGGGATTAGAATGTAACAAGACTCTTCTTCTAAATTGCTGTGACCTGAGATCTTGGCACACAAAgcagtggggatgtggctcagtttatGTGCGAGGGCCTGGAATCTTTGGGGATGGGAGTAGGGATCTAATGATTAAGGAGGAAGACCTGGAGGTGGAGCAGAACTATCCACCAACTTTAAGCAAGAGCCCCTGAGACAAATTCACTCCAAGAAAGAAATCTGGGCTCAAGGCCTAGGTTCTAGAATCtccattccatccatttatctacacACCTGCTTACCCATTCATCCAGGAATCTATCCATTTGGGTATGAATCCATGTTTCCACCCATGCATACATACATCCATGCATCTGCCCTTgcatccatcaatccatccatccatgcatccagctatccatccatccatccaggcaTCCATTCATCCAACAACATAAGGGGAGCCAACAAAGGGCCAGGCATGACCATTTTTTAACCTTTGTTACCTCCTGGGTGGGTTCTCAAGTTCTCCATCAGAAGAATCAGATAAAGGTACAGCTGCAACAGGAACAGATCCTTGAGACTTCTTGTTTGAGCAAAAGGAAAATGCAGAATTGGCTGAGAATGTCAAGCTGGCTCtctggataaaaaaaatggagCTAGGTTTTCCTTCTGTGTAAGGATTGCAGGGTTGGACTAGAATCTAGGAATTTTAATTGGTTTGGGGCACATTTCCTAAGGTGTTTTCTTTGCAAGGCCTGTGCAAGCACTTCAGCCTTGAGTGAGGGGTGGGAAGCCTGGAGCCCAATATTATGTCTCTCTGTATAATCTCTGCCTCATGATGAGAATGAGTGGCAGCTAATAAGAGAGCACAAgggactggaaaaaaatataaatcatttgaGTAGTGAGCCAAGGGTCCTGGGAATTATTTACTGCTTGGGTTCCTCTGCAACACTGTTATCCTTCATGTTATTTGTCCTTGGAGAGCCAAGGAAAGAGCTCTTGGCTTTAAAGATGCACCTGGCTTCTAAGGCTAATAAGATGGTTTGAGAGTGAGTGAGACGCTAGGGAAGGGCACATAtcatatttatcatttatgtttttagaactggggattgaactgggggtCTCATGCATCCTAGGAAAGTGCCCTATCACTGGGCTACACCCAGCACCATATCATGCTGTCAATGGGGAGCAAGCCATGAGTTAAATGGGAAAAGCAGATAGCATGGGGCTGaagctgtagcttagtggcagaacagttgcctagcatgtgtgaggcctgggttcgctcctcagcaccacataaaaatgaaacaaataaaggcatgttgtccatctacaactacaaaaaaaagaaagaaagaaagaaagaaagaaagaaagaaagaaagaaagaaagaaagaaagaaagaagaaaaaaagcacataGCACCTTTTTAGTAGCTAGCAAGCCATGAGTTAAGGTCCCTGGAGCATACCTGCCAATTTCAGAAGGGAAGGGCTAGTTGTCTCACCTTGTTAGCCTTAGTCTCCCAAACTTTTGAGGGCTCCAATCTTATATCTAATCAAAGTCATCTTCATCTCACATTAAGTAACATGTTActataatatttaaacatttttctttagtgcacaataattatacataatagtaggattcaaCTGTAATATTTTTGCAAGGaatgttttaaacttttatttgcatttgttttagctgaatttatttccttgccataaatttttgtttctttggtttcttcTGGGATATTTTTTTTACTCTGTGCAACTTTCTCTTCTGGCTTAGGAACAATTTGTTCCTTTTCTGTGAGGATCATCACAATGTGGCAGGGGGAGCTCATGTATGAGTATCCATCCGAATGTGAGCTCTGTAAGTATGAGGGTGCGTCTTGGGTGCTTTGTTTACCTGGGTGATGACCAGAGAATCTATATCTAAACCCTTAAGTTCAGCATTACTCCGTGCATTTTTAAAGCATGAGCAGCAAAAATTCAGCACTCTCTTTGGGCCAGCAACCCTGTTTCTGGCCCCACTGTTTGGCCTGGGCATACCTCCCAATTCCACCACTGTAACACCAGAATGGCACACACAGTttctttaaaatgacattttcagcTACCTGGTGGCTTTTTGAATATGCATACCGTTGATGGCCTGTTCAGTTTCACCGA is drawn from Urocitellus parryii isolate mUroPar1 chromosome 4, mUroPar1.hap1, whole genome shotgun sequence and contains these coding sequences:
- the Ccdc87 gene encoding coiled-coil domain-containing protein 87 produces the protein MEPPKVESELQQFYHQLLSPLSLLPRRVTPPEPQKRSPQVSRVQTVSLAKLRVAPLCRQVAKLLANSGLASWVPSEGRLRLTKVILDELKCSWREPPAEPSLSYENNQKLRKRLETYVLLSCEQLFLRYLHLLVTMSTMSKVFTESATLTRLAASLASDCTIFLTSPDVYRCLLADFQTLLKAEHTHSSMDKRRPPCPIGPFKLCPIPWPHSTGFAEVPCSSLNLNYLVQLSRSQEFFTEPELDPVKELKSIPQLKSRKPLRWLPTVRKEKEIDFSSKQMVSIPSHSVTPTSRGSLPHSLPVLSQPQRSQSMPCLREDWKLADKLGLSTLPSRSFTALVLAPGESKPKLTRDIVASDLKQMIKNMKLEWTHYSALDSGLPPLLGVVTYHPAARHHLEELQRMLKSFQEREAFGQWDHLHLKSPPLYPQPVTTTLKLKNKVVVQAAAVRLSDRNFLDSFHVEGARVLYNHLAGELDSNVIDEMDMERLIGSSTKEVYEELMSRVSTDHFCFDQGPLVEPAADKDWSAFLSSAFLRHEKQFQIVNPDLTGLYQRTNVLQSDAERMPSPPPPQPSKGWEKRSKKLSWLTWWKSTLSVDDYFKYLTNQETDFLHVIFQMFEEEAPVEVPVCIKESPIIQRPPPLLEDEEPDFVPGEWDWNTVLENRLEGDKNQILSLQKRLERLWSVLEVPHNVRLDMAIKYSSKARLRQLPSLVRAWERALKPIQLREVLLARLEWFEQQASDPNRFFQKSELGLSHLLQENQLRSYFHRKLNQIEASLVSLLKEIELIFGEPVTFKGQRYLDKMKWDKVEMLYWLQQQRRVHYLGQDKKASQQSARFKRHNSQSLLVPGNTPNTL